A single Mesomycoplasma ovipneumoniae DNA region contains:
- a CDS encoding ATP-binding cassette domain-containing protein yields the protein MKIKAKNIVKIYDQKLPIEIKALDNVSVEINQGEFIAIIGQTGSGKTTFIQHMNALLLPDKGQVEYFYFDQESKTEKKLVVERPRFLKSKFKFINQIRRRVGVVFQFAEYQLFEQTIEKDIIFGAVSMGVNKEEAKKKAAEMIKLVGLDETFLDKSPFELSGGQKRRVAIAGILAMDPDIIFFDEPTAGLDPQGSVKMLEILDTLHKKGKTIILATHDLDSVLEWTKRCIFFKDGKIIYDGETYPILDNNQFLIENEMLPTNLLNFREKLVKIGYPISKVKSIDELISQINLLIKKEKNAN from the coding sequence ATGAAAATTAAAGCAAAAAATATCGTAAAAATTTACGACCAAAAATTACCAATTGAAATAAAAGCGCTTGACAATGTCTCTGTTGAAATTAATCAAGGTGAATTTATCGCAATAATAGGTCAAACTGGCTCAGGAAAAACGACTTTTATCCAACATATGAACGCTCTTTTGCTCCCTGATAAAGGTCAAGTTGAGTATTTTTATTTTGATCAAGAGTCCAAAACTGAAAAAAAATTAGTTGTTGAAAGACCGAGATTTTTAAAATCAAAGTTTAAATTTATAAACCAAATTCGCCGTCGAGTTGGAGTGGTCTTTCAATTTGCTGAATACCAACTTTTTGAGCAAACTATTGAAAAAGATATTATTTTTGGTGCCGTTTCAATGGGAGTAAACAAAGAAGAAGCCAAGAAAAAAGCAGCTGAAATGATAAAACTAGTCGGCCTTGATGAGACTTTTTTAGACAAATCACCTTTTGAACTTTCAGGTGGCCAAAAACGAAGAGTTGCAATTGCCGGAATTTTAGCAATGGATCCGGATATAATTTTTTTTGACGAACCAACGGCAGGTCTTGACCCTCAAGGTTCAGTAAAAATGCTTGAAATATTGGACACTCTTCATAAAAAAGGCAAAACAATCATTTTAGCAACTCATGATCTTGACAGTGTTTTAGAGTGAACAAAACGTTGTATTTTTTTTAAAGATGGTAAAATTATATACGATGGTGAAACTTATCCTATTTTAGATAATAATCAATTTCTTATTGAAAATGAAATGTTACCTACAAATTTGCTAAATTTCCGTGAAAAATTAGTAAAAATAGGATATCCAATCTCAAAAGTAAAGTCAATTGACGAACTCATTAGTCAAATTAATCTATTAATAAAAAAGGAAAAAAATGCAAATTAG
- the rpsD gene encoding 30S ribosomal protein S4: protein MSRYTGPIFKKSRRVGFSILETGKEFAKGKQRKYAPGQHGQRRSKLSDYGVHLREKQKVRFMYGLSEKQFRNTYKKATKKTGIAGTLFLQALESRLDNSVYRAGFAETRRQARQLVSHGHFLVNGKKVNIPSYQLRQGDTFELTKLKNEKIRKNEQILTALETKTAAPWLEVDKQNFKVVFSRRPERSELNQEIKESLIVEFYSK, encoded by the coding sequence ATGTCACGCTATACAGGCCCAATTTTTAAAAAATCACGTCGTGTTGGCTTTTCTATTCTTGAAACTGGAAAAGAATTTGCAAAAGGTAAACAACGAAAATACGCACCAGGGCAACATGGTCAAAGACGTTCAAAACTTTCTGACTACGGTGTTCACCTTCGTGAAAAACAAAAAGTCCGTTTTATGTACGGTTTATCAGAAAAACAGTTTAGAAATACATATAAAAAAGCAACTAAAAAAACTGGTATTGCCGGAACTTTATTCTTACAGGCGCTCGAATCTCGACTTGATAATTCCGTATATCGCGCAGGATTTGCCGAAACTCGTCGTCAAGCTCGTCAATTAGTTAGCCACGGTCATTTTTTGGTTAATGGAAAAAAAGTTAATATTCCATCATATCAATTAAGACAAGGTGATACATTTGAATTAACTAAGTTAAAAAATGAAAAAATCCGTAAAAACGAGCAAATTTTAACAGCATTGGAAACAAAAACAGCCGCACCTTGGCTTGAAGTCGATAAACAAAATTTCAAAGTTGTTTTTTCTCGTCGTCCGGAACGTTCTGAGTTAAATCAGGAAATTAAAGAATCACTAATTGTTGAGTTCTACAGTAAATAA
- the mutM gene encoding DNA-formamidopyrimidine glycosylase, producing MPELPEVVTVVNALKNEIIGKKIVNVLAKDESFVKEISFVEFQKILKNSTIIDVQNRAKHILFFLDNQKVLLSHLRMNGKYFTYKYPKWNKFDYISFIFSDNSVLNYNDSRKFGTFVIRDRFNLFKTKPLVDLGPEPFYINVEDFYQKVKKSARSIKSILLDQKIMSGLGNIYADEVCFAAKISPDKIANQITLEQAKIIVEKSKEILQKSIELGGSSINSYTSLNAKEGKFQNFLKVHTKKNLPCTKCNEKIIKVVVGGRGTYFCPNCQIE from the coding sequence ATGCCTGAATTGCCAGAAGTTGTAACCGTTGTAAATGCCTTAAAAAACGAGATTATCGGTAAAAAAATAGTCAATGTTTTGGCTAAAGATGAAAGTTTTGTAAAAGAAATTTCATTTGTTGAATTTCAAAAAATATTGAAAAATTCAACTATAATTGATGTTCAAAATAGGGCTAAACATATTTTATTTTTCTTAGATAACCAAAAAGTTTTACTCTCACATTTACGAATGAACGGGAAATATTTTACTTATAAGTACCCAAAATGAAATAAATTTGACTATATTTCCTTTATTTTTTCAGATAATTCAGTTTTAAATTATAATGATAGTCGAAAATTCGGGACTTTTGTTATTAGAGATCGTTTTAATTTATTCAAAACTAAACCCTTAGTCGATTTAGGACCCGAACCTTTTTATATAAATGTTGAGGATTTTTACCAAAAAGTCAAAAAATCAGCTCGCTCAATCAAATCGATTTTACTTGATCAGAAAATAATGAGCGGGCTAGGAAATATTTATGCTGATGAGGTTTGTTTTGCGGCTAAAATTTCTCCAGACAAAATTGCTAACCAAATAACCTTAGAACAAGCAAAAATAATCGTTGAAAAGAGCAAAGAAATTCTGCAAAAATCAATCGAATTAGGCGGCTCAAGTATAAATTCATATACTTCTTTGAATGCTAAAGAAGGTAAATTTCAAAATTTTTTGAAAGTGCACACTAAAAAAAATTTACCTTGTACCAAGTGCAATGAAAAAATTATAAAAGTTGTTGTTGGTGGCAGAGGAACTTATTTTTGTCCAAATTGCCAAATTGAATAA
- a CDS encoding zinc finger domain-containing protein has protein sequence MKVVVGGRGTYFCPNCQIE, from the coding sequence ATAAAAGTTGTTGTTGGTGGCAGAGGAACTTATTTTTGTCCAAATTGCCAAATTGAATAA
- the trmD gene encoding tRNA (guanosine(37)-N1)-methyltransferase TrmD, which produces MKINVLTLFPRYFETFTSESIIGKAIQRGDISVNIINFRDFSQNKHQKVDDYVYGGGPGLLLQIQPVVDALEKVGGIKIALSPQGKKFDQNIAKKLAKEPEITLLCGHYEGFDQRIIDNFIDFELSLGDFVLTGGEIAAMAIIDAISRLQPNVINPNSLDNETFNNFLLDYPQYSRPANFRGLLVPEVLISGNHKEIESWRQKQREINTQKKRPDLWEKYIKFKEKK; this is translated from the coding sequence ATGAAAATTAATGTTTTAACATTGTTTCCCCGCTATTTTGAAACCTTTACTTCTGAATCAATCATTGGAAAGGCAATTCAAAGAGGAGATATATCAGTTAATATTATTAATTTTCGCGATTTTAGTCAAAATAAGCATCAAAAAGTAGATGATTATGTTTATGGCGGTGGCCCTGGTTTACTTTTGCAAATTCAGCCAGTTGTTGATGCTCTTGAAAAGGTTGGAGGCATAAAAATAGCTCTGAGCCCTCAAGGTAAAAAATTTGACCAAAATATTGCAAAAAAATTAGCAAAAGAGCCAGAAATAACTCTTTTATGTGGTCATTATGAAGGTTTTGATCAAAGAATTATTGATAATTTCATCGATTTTGAATTGTCTTTAGGTGATTTTGTTTTAACTGGGGGCGAAATAGCTGCAATGGCAATAATTGATGCAATTTCGCGTTTACAGCCAAACGTAATAAACCCAAATTCTTTAGATAATGAAACTTTTAATAATTTTTTATTAGATTATCCTCAATATTCTCGACCAGCAAATTTTCGTGGGTTATTAGTTCCTGAAGTTTTAATTTCAGGCAATCATAAAGAAATTGAATCCTGGCGTCAAAAGCAAAGAGAAATTAATACCCAAAAAAAACGCCCTGATTTATGAGAGAAGTATATAAAATTTAAAGAAAAAAAATAG
- the rpiB gene encoding ribose 5-phosphate isomerase B, with product MPKKFAISSDHAGFERKKEIIQYLESLGHQVTDLGPYNDESSSYAIYGKKLANFLLENENQIGIGICGTGLGMSYALNRFKGIRAARVTNENDAFLAKLHNNANALALSGRFNSLEESKKIIDKFLEAHYEAGRHQSRIDELDK from the coding sequence ATGCCAAAAAAATTTGCTATATCTTCTGATCATGCTGGTTTTGAGAGAAAAAAAGAAATAATTCAATATCTTGAATCCTTAGGTCATCAAGTTACCGACCTAGGGCCATATAATGATGAGTCAAGTTCTTATGCAATTTATGGGAAAAAATTAGCTAATTTTTTACTTGAAAATGAAAATCAGATCGGAATTGGAATTTGTGGAACAGGTCTTGGTATGTCTTATGCGCTAAATCGTTTTAAAGGAATTCGTGCCGCAAGAGTAACAAATGAAAATGATGCTTTTTTGGCCAAATTACATAATAATGCAAATGCTCTAGCTCTTTCAGGTAGATTTAATTCCCTTGAAGAATCTAAAAAAATTATTGATAAATTTTTAGAAGCCCACTACGAAGCTGGCCGGCACCAATCTCGAATTGACGAATTGGACAAATAA
- the ligA gene encoding NAD-dependent DNA ligase LigA: protein MENNSKIRNEILELRKQIEIWNHHYYQLQNPLVDDLIYDKKLRELINLEQKYYYLFTLDELNSSPSQQVGSKITSKFAKIKHSVPMLSLNKAHTKSELEKWAQKAMVILENVTFFVEPKIDGISLSLIYKNGQLIQALTRGDGVFGEDVLVNVLKIKDEFIPKSIDYFDDLEIRGEIYIDNFAFESLQTETNVFKNPRNAASGILRRYKKNQKDSNSDDFSFLSGFFYTLVEPEKHKIFRQSEAITFLKKLGFKTNDFQKKCNNLNEVFDFIAQIKQKRDQLNYNIDGVVIKINEFFLYDQLGFTSKFPHSIIAFKFEDDVAKTKLLEIFPTIGRTGKVTYNAKIEPVNLGGSLISSAVLPNYSYIENLKLNLMSDVFVKKAGEIIPQIIGSVEKHEKTNFSIAKNCPKCQSELIFSESGIDQFCQNKNCPGIILQKIVHFSSKAALNIETLAEKRIQTLLDKKIISNICDIFDLKNNLEKIYSEFKPSQLNSENKRAPSLQIKSVIKLLNEVEKAKNIDFHRLIFGLGIKNVGIKAAKILARYAKNIPELRKLDFEILKNQNDFGPVIISSLTDYFNNQENQKLLDCLENVNFDFKNPTVSPSSIGWTSFAISGKLSKPRHEFVKIIEQTGAYFHTSITKQTAYLVTGESTGSKIEKAIKLGVKRISEEEFWELIKSKIE, encoded by the coding sequence ATGGAAAATAATTCTAAAATTCGCAATGAAATTCTTGAGCTAAGAAAGCAAATTGAAATTTGAAATCATCATTATTATCAACTGCAAAATCCGCTTGTTGATGATTTAATTTATGACAAAAAGCTGAGAGAATTAATAAATTTGGAGCAAAAATATTACTATCTTTTTACTTTAGACGAACTTAATTCATCGCCAAGCCAACAAGTTGGCAGCAAAATTACATCAAAATTTGCCAAAATTAAACACTCAGTTCCGATGTTATCGCTCAATAAGGCTCATACAAAATCTGAACTTGAAAAATGAGCCCAAAAAGCAATGGTAATTTTAGAAAATGTAACTTTTTTTGTCGAGCCAAAAATTGATGGAATTTCACTTTCACTAATTTATAAAAACGGCCAACTTATTCAAGCACTGACTCGTGGCGATGGCGTTTTTGGCGAGGATGTTTTAGTTAATGTCCTTAAAATTAAAGATGAATTCATCCCTAAGTCAATAGATTATTTTGATGACCTTGAAATAAGAGGGGAAATTTACATAGATAATTTTGCCTTTGAAAGTTTACAAACTGAGACAAATGTCTTTAAAAATCCTCGAAATGCCGCAAGCGGAATTCTTAGACGATATAAAAAGAACCAAAAAGATTCAAATAGCGATGATTTTTCATTTTTAAGCGGATTTTTTTACACACTTGTAGAACCAGAAAAACATAAAATATTTAGACAGTCAGAGGCAATCACTTTTTTAAAAAAATTAGGTTTTAAAACTAATGATTTTCAAAAAAAATGCAATAATTTAAACGAAGTTTTTGACTTTATTGCTCAAATTAAGCAAAAAAGAGACCAACTAAATTACAATATTGACGGCGTTGTTATCAAAATTAATGAGTTTTTCCTTTATGATCAGTTAGGTTTTACGTCAAAATTTCCTCACAGTATTATTGCCTTTAAATTTGAAGATGACGTTGCAAAAACTAAACTACTAGAAATTTTTCCCACAATTGGCAGAACGGGAAAAGTCACATATAATGCCAAAATTGAACCCGTAAATCTTGGTGGTAGTCTTATTTCCTCGGCAGTTTTGCCTAATTATTCTTATATTGAAAATTTAAAATTAAACTTAATGTCTGATGTTTTTGTTAAAAAAGCGGGCGAAATTATCCCGCAAATTATCGGAAGTGTTGAAAAACATGAAAAAACTAACTTTTCAATTGCAAAAAACTGTCCCAAATGTCAGTCTGAACTAATTTTTAGCGAATCAGGAATTGATCAATTTTGTCAAAACAAAAACTGTCCTGGCATAATTCTCCAAAAAATTGTTCACTTTTCATCAAAAGCTGCTTTAAATATTGAAACTTTAGCAGAAAAAAGAATTCAAACACTATTAGATAAAAAAATTATTTCTAATATTTGTGATATTTTTGACCTTAAAAACAACCTTGAAAAAATTTATTCTGAATTTAAACCAAGTCAATTAAATTCAGAAAATAAACGCGCTCCATCTTTACAAATTAAGTCAGTAATTAAATTGCTTAATGAAGTTGAAAAAGCAAAAAACATCGATTTTCATAGGTTAATTTTTGGTTTAGGAATAAAAAATGTTGGAATAAAAGCCGCTAAAATTCTTGCAAGATATGCCAAAAATATTCCTGAATTAAGAAAATTAGATTTTGAAATACTAAAAAATCAAAATGATTTTGGTCCTGTTATAATTAGTTCACTGACTGATTATTTTAATAATCAAGAAAATCAAAAACTACTTGACTGTCTTGAAAATGTGAATTTTGATTTTAAAAACCCAACTGTTTCACCGTCTTCAATTGGTTGAACATCGTTTGCAATTTCAGGCAAATTATCCAAACCAAGACACGAATTTGTTAAAATTATCGAACAAACAGGTGCATATTTTCACACATCAATAACAAAACAAACGGCTTATTTGGTAACGGGCGAATCGACCGGATCAAAAATAGAAAAAGCAATTAAATTAGGTGTTAAAAGAATCTCTGAAGAAGAATTTTGAGAGCTAATAAAAAGTAAAATTGAATAA
- the rsmI gene encoding 16S rRNA (cytidine(1402)-2'-O)-methyltransferase, translated as MAKITVIATPIGNLQDITLRAIQAIKSADLILCEDTRTSKKILNFLEIKDKKLISYHKFNEKSTIAKMSDIFLTNQNIILMSDAGTPSISDPGQILIKWAHENDVEVDFLPGACAFVGAFVLSGFDLPLVFMGFFNSKKQQIIKQIEHFILNYSYIFYVSPYKLIYILEVINEFYGDKVEIFLVKEMTKIHQKYFIGSPLKVLAELQNSTKGEFTMVLRLKNDEKPKLKANKYENFSKNSVKF; from the coding sequence ATGGCAAAAATCACAGTTATCGCAACTCCAATTGGAAATTTACAAGATATAACTTTGCGAGCAATTCAAGCAATAAAATCAGCTGATTTAATTTTGTGTGAGGATACCCGAACTTCCAAAAAAATATTAAATTTTTTGGAAATTAAAGATAAAAAGTTAATTTCCTATCACAAATTTAATGAAAAATCAACTATCGCCAAAATGTCTGACATATTTTTAACTAACCAAAACATTATTCTAATGTCAGATGCAGGCACACCTTCAATTAGTGACCCGGGTCAAATTTTGATAAAATGAGCACATGAAAACGATGTTGAAGTTGATTTTTTACCTGGTGCATGTGCTTTTGTTGGCGCTTTTGTTCTTTCTGGTTTTGATTTACCGTTAGTTTTTATGGGTTTTTTTAATTCAAAAAAGCAGCAAATAATTAAACAAATTGAGCATTTTATACTAAATTATAGTTATATTTTTTACGTTTCACCATATAAATTAATTTATATTCTTGAAGTAATTAATGAATTTTATGGCGACAAAGTTGAAATTTTTCTTGTTAAGGAAATGACAAAAATTCATCAAAAATATTTTATTGGTTCTCCTTTAAAAGTTTTAGCTGAACTTCAAAATTCTACCAAAGGAGAATTCACAATGGTTTTAAGGCTAAAAAACGATGAAAAGCCGAAGTTAAAAGCAAATAAATATGAAAATTTTTCTAAAAATAGTGTAAAATTTTAG
- a CDS encoding energy-coupling factor transporter ATPase gives MIKVTNISFSYTNDMNQLALKDVSVTFEKGKYYAILGHNGSGKSTFSKIISGIAKPQKGTVEVDSILLNKESLPKIRKKIGIIFQNPDNQFVGATVEDDIAFSLENINEDPKKMPKIIAELAQKVQMQSYLEREPQFLSGGQKQRVAIASVLALNPQIIIFDEITSMLDPKGKSDVVKILDDLRKDKSKTLISITHNMNEAILADEVVVFAKGQIIAKGDPKLILNNDEIIEKAKIDSPFIYKISKNLDFISPTYDENELLEQLWKLKQKIS, from the coding sequence ATGATAAAAGTTACAAATATTTCCTTTAGTTACACTAACGATATGAACCAATTAGCGCTCAAAGATGTTAGTGTAACTTTTGAAAAAGGCAAATATTATGCAATTTTAGGCCACAATGGATCAGGAAAGTCGACATTTTCTAAAATTATTTCCGGAATCGCTAAACCGCAAAAAGGTACAGTTGAAGTTGATTCAATTTTATTAAATAAAGAAAGTCTACCTAAAATTAGAAAGAAAATCGGTATTATTTTTCAAAACCCAGATAATCAATTTGTTGGGGCAACAGTTGAGGACGATATTGCCTTTAGTTTGGAAAATATTAACGAAGATCCAAAAAAAATGCCTAAAATTATTGCAGAATTGGCACAAAAAGTACAAATGCAATCTTATCTCGAGCGCGAGCCACAATTTTTATCTGGCGGTCAAAAGCAAAGAGTTGCTATTGCTTCAGTTTTAGCCCTAAATCCACAAATAATAATTTTTGACGAAATAACTTCAATGCTTGATCCAAAAGGAAAAAGCGATGTTGTTAAAATTTTAGATGACCTCCGTAAAGATAAAAGTAAAACTTTGATTTCAATAACGCACAATATGAACGAAGCGATTTTGGCCGATGAAGTTGTTGTCTTTGCAAAAGGCCAAATTATTGCAAAAGGTGATCCAAAATTAATTTTAAATAATGATGAAATAATTGAAAAAGCCAAAATTGACTCGCCTTTTATTTATAAAATTTCCAAAAACCTTGATTTTATTAGTCCGACCTATGATGAAAATGAATTGCTGGAACAATTATGAAAATTAAAGCAAAAAATATCGTAA
- the rplS gene encoding 50S ribosomal protein L19, giving the protein MQTRLMEIVEATQIRDFQTFQPGDNVRVHVKIQEGNKSRIQIFEGLVIKFKKNGLSSSFVVRKISHGVGVERTFLLHSPLVDKIEVVRSNKVRRAKLYYMKERSGKSARLKEIKRKELKS; this is encoded by the coding sequence ATGCAAACAAGATTAATGGAAATTGTTGAAGCAACCCAAATACGTGATTTCCAAACTTTTCAGCCAGGCGATAACGTTCGTGTTCACGTTAAAATTCAAGAAGGTAATAAAAGTAGAATTCAAATTTTTGAAGGTTTAGTAATTAAATTTAAGAAAAATGGGCTATCTTCAAGCTTTGTGGTTCGTAAAATTTCCCACGGCGTTGGTGTTGAGAGAACATTTTTACTTCATTCTCCACTTGTTGACAAAATTGAAGTTGTCCGTTCAAACAAAGTTCGTCGCGCAAAATTATATTATATGAAGGAACGTTCTGGAAAATCTGCACGTCTTAAAGAAATTAAAAGAAAAGAATTAAAAAGTTAA
- a CDS encoding energy-coupling factor transporter transmembrane component T family protein gives MQISVAKYVPRNTIIHKMDPRLKIAFNILFAVLFFVTTHLATISILLLLSLVFFYITTKRVKQIFTLMKMPIIIFIIMLIIYGFIIDHQNINTILGISSDNEPPKYKVLGLNPEETTHFISWYLVEPTVLFGSIKFSIGTVSIIRSLVLAVRIYGMIISTTILTYSTKPFLLTRAIEDLILPLKLLFIPTHIIAMIISIAIRFIPTLLLEATRIMKAQSSRGVDFKHGKIKDKVKSLITLVIPLFVLAFSRAEDLSNAMDVRGYDVYAKRSRYRRLVFNKLDYLFALIFIALITLTVLMEMNIIPISRLPFWWLYTNQKI, from the coding sequence ATGCAAATTAGTGTTGCTAAATATGTCCCAAGAAACACAATAATTCATAAAATGGACCCCCGACTAAAAATAGCTTTTAACATTCTTTTTGCAGTGCTTTTTTTTGTTACTACCCATTTAGCGACAATTTCAATTCTGCTTTTACTTTCACTTGTTTTTTTCTATATAACAACAAAAAGAGTTAAGCAAATTTTTACTTTAATGAAAATGCCAATAATCATTTTCATAATTATGTTAATAATTTACGGTTTTATTATTGATCACCAAAATATTAATACAATTTTAGGCATTTCATCTGATAATGAACCGCCTAAATATAAAGTTTTAGGCCTAAATCCTGAAGAAACAACGCATTTTATTTCTTGATATTTAGTCGAGCCGACCGTTTTATTTGGAAGTATAAAATTTTCAATTGGAACTGTTAGCATAATTCGCTCTCTAGTTTTAGCGGTTCGAATTTATGGAATGATAATTTCAACTACAATTTTAACTTATTCAACAAAACCATTTTTACTAACCCGTGCAATTGAAGATTTAATTTTACCCTTAAAACTTTTATTTATTCCGACCCATATAATTGCAATGATTATTTCAATCGCAATTCGTTTTATTCCGACTTTGTTACTTGAGGCGACCCGAATTATGAAGGCCCAGTCTTCACGTGGGGTTGATTTTAAACACGGAAAAATTAAGGATAAAGTCAAATCATTAATAACTTTAGTAATCCCACTTTTTGTACTTGCTTTTTCACGGGCTGAAGATCTTTCTAATGCTATGGATGTCCGCGGTTATGATGTTTATGCAAAAAGAAGCCGTTATCGCCGCCTAGTTTTTAACAAGCTTGATTATCTTTTTGCCCTTATTTTTATTGCCCTTATTACTTTAACAGTTTTAATGGAAATGAATATTATTCCAATTTCGCGCCTTCCATTTTGATGACTCTACACTAATCAAAAAATTTAA
- the rpsP gene encoding 30S ribosomal protein S16: MVKIRLQRMGSKFSPIYKIVVADVRAPRDGRFIESLGFYDPQKKVARVNLEKTYRWLHIGAQTTNTVRTIFSKKGIFETFLEQKHSA; this comes from the coding sequence ATGGTAAAAATTCGTCTTCAAAGAATGGGCTCTAAATTTAGTCCAATTTATAAAATAGTTGTCGCAGATGTGCGTGCACCTCGTGATGGTCGTTTTATTGAATCACTTGGATTTTATGATCCTCAGAAAAAAGTTGCTAGGGTTAATTTAGAAAAAACATATCGTTGATTGCATATAGGCGCTCAAACAACAAACACTGTGCGAACTATTTTTTCTAAAAAAGGTATTTTTGAAACTTTTTTAGAACAAAAACATTCAGCATAA
- the hpt gene encoding hypoxanthine phosphoribosyltransferase, whose translation MINKHIVKILFDNKQIKTRIDEIAKWINLNYKNSQEIVFVAVLKGSLIFLTDLIQQIEVDSMVDCIIAKSYFGGTQSGGELKVITDIDLKIENKDVILIDDIFDSGITLTKISEHLKLKKPKSLKIITLFYKREKRKTDIEPDYFGFEVPDAFLVGYGLDYQEKYRNWPFVAIFDPNKKE comes from the coding sequence ATGATTAACAAACATATTGTAAAAATTTTGTTTGACAATAAACAAATTAAAACTAGAATTGATGAGATTGCAAAGTGAATAAATTTAAACTATAAAAATTCGCAAGAAATTGTTTTTGTTGCGGTTCTTAAAGGTTCATTAATTTTTCTTACTGATTTAATTCAGCAAATCGAAGTTGATTCAATGGTGGATTGCATAATTGCTAAATCCTATTTTGGTGGCACACAATCAGGTGGCGAATTGAAAGTTATTACTGATATTGACCTAAAAATTGAAAATAAAGATGTTATTTTAATTGATGATATTTTTGATTCAGGGATAACCTTGACAAAAATTAGTGAACATTTAAAATTAAAAAAACCAAAATCACTAAAAATAATTACTTTATTTTATAAAAGAGAAAAAAGAAAAACTGATATTGAGCCTGATTATTTTGGCTTTGAAGTTCCCGATGCTTTTCTTGTTGGTTATGGACTTGATTATCAGGAAAAATATCGAAATTGACCTTTTGTTGCAATTTTTGATCCAAACAAAAAGGAATAA